In the Desulfurispira natronophila genome, GAAAGATCTTATGGACGCGACTCCTCGAAAAAAGTGGTCACAGCTGCACCACCTGCTTATTTTTCACGGTCGCCGCTGCTGCAAGGCTCATAAGCCCCAGTGTCAGACCTGCACTGTGGCACATTTGTGTGGTTACAATGCCAGTAGGAATAAGAGTAGCAGCGCACGATAGCACTGTTGATGGTGCTCAGGGTCAGCACTGCTTTCAAGGATCATTTAAAGAAACCCTCAAATGAGCCTATCCGCCGGGGAATATAATGGGTGAAGGCTGGTGAGAGGCATTGCCACTTTCGCTTGTTTCCTTTTGGCCAGATGGTGCGCTGGCCCACATGTGGCGATGGAAGTGGGTGTATATTCCCCGCTCTTCCAATTCTTTCTTTAGTTGTGTGCGCATCTCAGAGCGCATATTCCAGGCATCAGCAGGGTGGCTCACCCATGCGGCCAGCCAGCACTTGACACCTTCTTTCTCCAGGGCCATGGTCCAGAAGCTGGGTGGCTCAACATCACAGAAATACTTGTTTTCCTCAGCTATCCGCAGGGAAATTTCCTGTATTACATCGATATCAGCTTCATAGGAAACCATAAACTCCACATGGGCCCAATAGTAGCTATCAACAATGGAGTAATTGATAAACTCTTTTTCCAGCATACGGCTGTTAGGAATAATGTATCGCCGCCAGTCCCAGATTTTAATGACGGTGTGAGTGACGGAGATATCCTCGACGGTCCCGTAGTGCCCGTCCATGATAACAGTGTCACCAATGCGCAGTTGGTGAGAGAATGAAATAACTACCCCGGCGATAAAGTTTTGTACAAAAGTTTTGGCAGCAAAACCCACGACTACCGCAAAGGATGCCGCAAATGTTGAGAGGACAGCGGCCGGGATAAATCCCATAAACGGCAGAATCAGGGCCATGATCCAGATAATAAAAATACTGGCAACCAGTACTCGTCGTATAATGGTGAAACGGTTGGATATGCTGGCTAGAGCACTGCTTCTTGCTCGTTGTACTGGGTTTTTGTGGGGTGAAGTCGTGCGCACGGCGTCAAATCGGTGGAAATCTTCCATACGTGTAGCGCGCTGTAGCTCAATTTGCCGTATGCGTCGCCTTACCCACCACAATATGAGTGCGCCAGTAACAAAGGTTATGACAAGATAAGTTATAAATGGATAGCTCATGGTTTTATTATAGCAGAAATCTCGCATCTGACGATGCCCATTTGTGTGTCTGTATATTTTTTCTCAATTCATATTGTTGCTGTGATTTGCCTAAAAAGCATTGATAATTACCAAAGGGGTAGATATTATTGCCTTGCAAACAAGACAATTTACTGAGCAGGAGCCTGGCCATGCGAGTACTGATAATCGAAGACGAAGCCCCGGCAGTAAACGAATTGCGCTACATTCTCAAGCAGCTGGATGATATTACGGTGGTTGGTGACGCTCAAAGTGGCCTCAAGGGTCTTGAAATGATACGCAAGCATCGTCCGGATGTTGTCTTTCTGGATATAGAGATTCCCGATCTTGGCGGCTTTGATGTGGCAGCAGAGGTCGTTGAGTATGCACAGAGTCCACTAATAATATTTTGTACTGCCTACGATGAGTATGCCATCAAGGCTTTTGAGGTGAATGCGGTTGATTATATTCTCAAGCCTTATGACGATGAGCGTATTTCCCAGGCTTTGTGGCGGGCTCAAAAGCGTCTGGATGAAAAGCGAATCTACAACGATCAGGTGCGCAGTGCCATGCACCAGATTGTCGACAACAGATTGCGTAAGATTGTGGTGGAGTCCAAAGGTCGACTGAAGGTTATTGATCAGGAAGATATATACTGGATAGGCGCGTCCGTCGGCAAAACAGAGTTTCATACATTTGATGATATTTACTACTCCAATCATACGCTGCAAAATCTGGAGAAAATTCTGGATGACAAGCTTTTTCTGCGGATACATCGCTCTCACATTATCAACCTTAATAAAGTGCGCGAACTTATCCCCTGGTTTAGCGGTTCCTTTCAGGTTGGAGTTGATGACAAAGAGAAAACCAATCTTGCGGTTGGGCGTGACAAGGTCAAAGTTCTAAAAAGTATTCTCAATTACTGAGCCACATAACAGTGCAAGTGGTATTTAGGCGTAAAAACAGAGGGCGCAAAGGCATGCCCCTTTTGGCCCTGTTTCTTATTCTTATTGGTCTGTGGGTGATTATTGCTCCCCAGCCAGCAGCTCATGATGGCAAGTACCCCCTCGTTGTTTCCCACGTGCTGCATGCCGAGTCGCCAAAAGGCGAAGCCTTCACCTTTTTTAGCGAAGCACTTCATAAAAAGACTGACGGCAATATTGATATACAGATTTATCCTTCATCATCGCGATATATTGATGTCGAAGCGATTGAAGCTCTTCAGTACGGCGCTATTCACTTTATTGCCCCAACAACATCTAAGCTTTCGCTCTTTGTGCCGGAACTGGAAGTTCTTGACTATCCATTCTTGTTGGATGATCGCGAGTCGTATTATCAGCTTCTTAATGGGGCCTACGGTGACTATATACGTGAAAAGCTGCTATCCTACGACTTGCGACTCCTGGCATTTTGGGATAATGGGTTTCGTCATATCTCTAATGCTATAAGACCGGTAGTTGACCCAGATGACTTGCAAGGCCTTTCCATTAGAGTGATGTCTGGCGACAAGACCGGCTATCTGTACGAACTATTTGGCGCCACTCCACAAGAGATTTCCTTCGCCCAAATGCCTCAAATGCTTCGCTTGGGAGTCGTTAATGGTGCGGAAAATACGATTATTAATTTTTACGGTGAAAACCTGATGCAAACTCAACCGTATTTAACCTTGAGTCACCATAGCTTGATGATTTACACCTTTCTCATGCGCGAATCACACTACCAGTCGCTTGCTCCAGAAGTGCAAGAAGCAGTGATTGAAGCAGCTGAGGAGGCAACCGCCCATATGAATACTCTGGTGCACTCTCAGGAAGCGCGCTCTACCGTGCGCCTGGAGAAGGATAGTCGGGTGAAGGTAAATCATTTGCCAGAAGAAGCTTCAGACCAGTGGCGTACTCTTGCTCGCAAGTCCTTTAAGTCTGATTTGAGTCGCAATTATCCAGAGGTGTATCATTTCATACAGCAGATGGGTTTTACGCCGTGATTGCCGAAACCCCTGTTCCCTGCTCGTCACACTTATCAGCTTTGTTGCAGCATCAGTTTGAGCTTCGAAACTTGAAGCCTCAGACTTATGACGCTCATCTGAGTGTGGCATCGGTTGTGCTGCCCTTAGTAGTTGATGCCGGAGAGATACAGATTTTGCTGATGCGTCGCGCAGAGGACGACTACCATCACTCCCGCCAGATATCGTTTCCTGGGGGAAGGTTGGACCCGGGAGAGGACCCTCGTCAATGCGCCTGCCGTGAGTTCCAGGAAGAATTGGGAGTGCCAATAAAAGACAGTGACTTACTGGGTCTTGTGGATATCGGTTTTGCTCATGTATCTAACTCAATAATCAATTGCTATGTCGGATGTTTGCAGGGTCCAATTCCTTTCCAGCCTGATCCACAGGAGGTTGAGTATCTGATTCCGGTTCCATTGAATTTTTTCTTTGGCCCTGCTAATGTGGGTCTCGATTATTTTGAGCATGGAAATTTTCGTTATGTTTCGCCTGTTTTCATGTACAATGAAGAACGCATCTGGGGTGCTACAGCGAGAATGCTGGCAACATTCCTGACGCAAATGAATAATGCACTAGAGGAGCATCATGTCTAAACTTCACATTACCAAAGTTTTTTCCCAATATAACAATCCCTGGGAAAAAAAGCGCAAGTCCCCTTTTGGGGGAGGTGGCGGAGGCGGCAAGCCTGGTGGCGGTCAGGGAGGGAACTTCAAGGTCAATATCCCGAAAGACTTTAAAATGCCTCAGAACTTTGACAAACGTATCCCTGTTATCCTGTTGGTTGTAATTGTCCTCGGTTGGTTGTCTACCGGGATACTGATTTTGAAACCAGAAGAGGAAGCGGCTATATTGCGTTTTGGAAAGTACGATCGCACCCTGGGGCCTGGTCCTCACATTACCTTGCCTTATCCGATTGAGCGACGCTTTGTCGCTCCGGTTACCACTGTGCAGCGACTGGAAATTGGGTTCCGCAGCTCTGCCAGCCAGCGCGATGACCGAATTATTTCTGTAAGCCAGGAATCACTGATGCTTACTGGTGATGAAAATATCCTTGATGTTAAAGTTATCGTTCAGTTCCGTATTCGGGATATCAACGACTATATGTTTGAAGTGCGCGATTCCATGGTGACTTTGCAGAATGCTGCATCATCATCAGTGCGAGAAGTTATGGGTGGAGAGACCATTGACAACGCATTGACAGTAGGGAAATATGAAATACAGACTGATATTCGTAAGCAGCTGCAAACGGCTCTGGACGATTATCGGGCTGGCTTGGAGATATTGTCAGTCGAGCTTTACGATGTTCAGCCTCCTCAGGAAGTGGCCAGTGCCTTCCGGGAAGTAGTTAGCGCTCGTGAGGACAGAGAGCGCTTTATTAATCAGGCCCAGGGCTACCGAAACGAAGTGTTGCCCCAGGCTCGTGGTGAAGCAGCTCAGATTATAGAAGCTGCCAGTGCCTATCGAGAAGAGCGTATTCAACGAGCCTATGGTGATGTGGCACGTTTTGTTGCTATGGAGCAAGAGTACCGGTCGGCTCCTGGAGTCACCCGTGATCGCCTGATGATGGATGCTCTGCAAGAGACATTGCCTCAAACCAGACTCTTTCTTATAGACAGTGAAGCAGGGAGCGGCGTCTTGCCTTACCTGCCCCTTGATGGGCTGCGCGATGCACGCACTACAACCGGACAGCGTAATTAAGGAGGCCCAGACGTGAAATATTTAAAGTTTATTCTTCCCTTTTTCATACTGGCTGGCATATTAGCCTATTTCTCGCTTTTCATTGTTAGCTTTACCCAGAGTGCAGTGGTTACTCAGCTGGGTAAACCTGTACGTACTATTCATGAGCCTGGACTCTATGTTCGTATTCCCTTTATTCAGGAAGTGTTTTACTTTGATCGTCGACTACTGACGTTTGATGGTTCAACTTTTGACATGTTGACACGCGATAAAAAGACAATCGTAGTGGATAACTACGTGCAATGGCGTATTACCGATCCCCTGAAGTTTATGACCTCGGTACGTAACGAGGAAGGTGCCCGCCGCCGTATTGGCGACCTTATATATGCAGAGGCTCGTCGTGAAATAGGTTCTTTTGATTTCATCGACGTTATTAACTTTCACCGTATGGAAATAATGCGCAATATAACCCAAAGTGCCGATGAGAAAGCACGTCCCCTTGGTATTGAGATTGTTGACATGCGTGTCAAACGCGCCGATTTGCCGACTGAGAACGAACGCGCGGTTTTTGAGCGTATGAGTACGGAACGTGCCAAAATAGCCACTCAATATCGTTCCGAGGGTGAAGAGGCTGCAGCTCGTATACGTGCTGACAGTGATCGTCAGAAAACCATTATCCTCGCAGAGGCGTATCGAGAGCAGGAGGAGCTGCGAGGTGAAGGTGATGCTATAGCTGCTAAGCTCTATGCTGAAGCCTTGGAGCGTAACCCAGAGTTCTATCGCTTCATGCGAGAGCTTGACCTTTACCGTGATGCATTGAAAGAAAACAGCACAATAATACTTAATGAAAACTCTGACTTTTTCCGCACTTTAATGGATAAGCGATGAATACTGCCTTTGTGCGCCCTTATTGCGGCACTGCTCCCCGGATTGAGGCAACCAGCCTGGTTACTCCTACAGCAGCGGTTATAGGTGATGTGGAGCTGGCAGAAGACTCCAGCGTCTGGTTTTGTGCCGTGCTGCGAGGTGATGTCAACTATATACGTGTTGGGCGACGCTCCAATATTCAAGATGGAAGCGTAGTGCACGTTAATGGCAACCCATCGTTCCCCACGATTATAGGCGATGATGTCACTGTTGGTCACAACGTTACCCTTCATGGTTGTATTATTGGCAGTCGTGTTTTGATTGGTATGGGGGCAGTATTACTCAATGGGGTTACAGTAGGTGACGATTGCATCATTGGTGCCGGAGCTGTTCTGCGCCAGGGCATGGAAATTCCTCCGGGCTCTTTAGTCGTTGGGAATCCTGCGATTGTTAAAAGGGAGTTAGCTCAGCAGGAGCGCGATTTCCTTTTAACATCAGCATCTACTTACGTTAATCTTGCCCGAGATTACTTATGAGTGCACCTCTGCTGCTTGGTGCCATCGATATTGGAAGCAACACTATACGCTTGCTTATCGGTGAGTATAGTTTATCTAAAGGCCTTATTACCCGTCACAGTGAGCGACAGGTAACCCGCCTTGGTAAACGTATGAGCAATGGCCTCCTGCTCGCTGATGCAATTGACTATAGTGTCAAAGTCTTGCAGGAGTATCGAGAAATACTGGATGACTACGGTATTGAAGATCAGCAAATTATGGCTGTGGCGACCAGCGCTGTGCGTAATGCACGTAATCGCGATGAGTTTATTGCATCAGTGAAGCAACACACAGGCATAAATGTGCAAGTAGTCAATGGAGAGCAGGAAGCAAGGCTAAGTGCCTTGGGGGTATGTGCAGCCATAAAGGTTGCTGGTAGTAAACTGGTCGTAGATATAGGCGGTGGCAGTGTCGAGTTTATACTCCTTGGCAAAGATGGTGAGGTCCAGTTTAGCGATTCGGTGGAAATGGGTGTGGTGAGACTGACTGAGAAATTTATTACCCGAGCACCTATGCAAATTGACGAATACCTGAGCATGCAAGAGTTTGTACTAAAGAAAGTGCAGGCAATTCAGAAGCAAGTAAGTCAGTTTGAGTTAAGCAATCTTAAAATTGTTGGTACAGCAGGCACTTATACCACTGCAGCCCATGTGCTTAGCGGGGGTGGAGAATATCATCCACAGCGAATTAATGGTTTTAGCTGTTCGGTTCGTGAGACAAAACAGTTGCTGGATAAAATTTCCTCGCTCACCCTTGCTCAGCGTCTTGAGGTGTTTCCCGTGGAAAAAGGACGTGAAGACGTCATTATAGCTGGCCTATGTCTGGCAATTAATATCAATCAGGTATTTCATCTCGATCACTATGTCGTAAGCGATTATGGTTTACGGGAAGGTATTCTGATTGATATGGCGCAAAAGCCTGCTTGAGCATTTGCACGCACATTAATGTTATTCCTCGCAATTTTGCGCGGCAATTAATCGTTTGTGTGTGTAACTCCAGGAAGTTCACAGGTTCATAAGTATCATTTTGGTTCCCAACCCTTCGCCGTCGTGTCAAGAGGGAGCAATTTGTGTCATCAACATCATCAGTAGGCGAGTTTGATCTTATTGATATATTACTGCAAAGTATTCCTTCCCACCTCCGGCAGGATGGTCACCTACTGGTTGGGGCAGGCGATGATGCTGCAGCTCTTTCCAGTCTGGTTTGCCCGGTAATAACTACGGATGCTCAACATGAGTCAGTTCATTTCTACCGCCATTGGTTGAGCCCAAGGGATCTTGGCTACAAAGCTGTTATGGTTTGCCTGAGCGACCTGGCAGCATCTTACGCCTTTCCGAGAGGGCTTTTTATTAATCTTGGTGTTCCGGCAGGTATAAACCATGAATATCTTTGCCAGCTTTACCGTGGTGTGGGCAGCGCACTGGAGGCATGTGGTGGACAGTTGGGCGGGGGTAACATCAGCAGCAGTGAACGCCTCAGCATTGATCTTTTTGCTGTTGGTGAGGGGTACGCACCCATGCCACAGCGAGGCCATGCCCATGTAGGCCAGATAGTGTGTGCAACCGGCGTTTTGGGGCAAGCTCGAGGCGCTCTCCATGGCTTACTGCATGGAAATGAGGTTGCGCCAGAGCTACTCCAGGCGTTTGTTGCCCCCAGAGCACGTTTTGATGCCGCAGCTGTATTAAACCGTTGTGGCGTGCGAACGGTTATGGATATTAGTGACGGGCTGGCTGGTGATTGTAGCAAGATTGCCAGAGCATCAGGGGTGAGCATTCAGCTTGCACCTGAGCATTTTGTTGTGCCTGCGGCACTCCAGAGATACGCGCTAGAGAACAATCGTGAGCCCAGAGAGTTCATTATTGGGGGTGGCGAAGACTACGAGTTGTTGTTTACTTGCGATGAACATCAGCTTGGTCAGATTTGCGAGTTATTGCCGGACGTTATGATTGTCGGGCACGTAGTGCCTGAAGGCGATACACCAGTGATCGGTGGAGCTGTTTCTTCCTATATACATGGAACGGGTTGGACCCCCTGACGCGTAAACTCAAGACTCCTGATAACATTCTCCATCACTTATGCTCCTATATTGGAGTTGTATCCTTGCAACATGTTTTTCCATTGCCAGTGTGTATAACAGTTAAGCTTGAATAGTGAGCGCCGCAAGCGATGCAGGTTTGACTGCTGCCACTTATAGTGAGGTTTGCGCAGTCGGCAGCGATCAAAGTCTATAAGAAAAACGTGACTACGTTTGTCCACTAAAATATTACGGGCATTGAGGTCCACATGGTCCAGCCCGACATTGTGGAAGCGAGCAATAGTGGCTCCGACTTCATGCCACATGGAAAAGGTGGTGGCTTTAGCAGTGATAGCGTCCGCCAAAGATTGAGTGTCGGGGATATAGCGGGTAAGCAGGTCAGCCTGATACTTCCACCCATAATGGATGACGCGCCCAGCGACGGGTTCTGGGACTGGCAGCCCCATTGTGTGTAGCTGTGCAGTCAGTTCCAACTCTTTCCAGGGACGTGTTCTGTGCAATCCTGCCCAGATATAAGTATCGTGTACAAATCGTTCTACAATACCTCCACGCAGATAGTGGCGGAGTACCAGGACTCTGCCTTCATTGAGATTTACAATATAGCTGTTACCACGGCCTGGAGAGGAGGAGATGTTTCCTGAGTTCTTTTCAAGCCATTGCATATCAAACCATTGAGATTGCACCTGGTGCTGCCAAGGAACGGTACTGATGATATAATTGCCAGGGTTGATGGTCTGGACAGTTAGACTGCTTTTAGCTTTAAGAGAAGTCACTGGTCACCAGCTTTTTTGTGTTTCATGATTTTGTATTATAAGTTTACCGTTCCTGCCACACTTCGTTTTGTTTCCTCAGTGCTACCGTGAAAACTACAGTGCAGGTAGCTAGAGTTAGGAGTGGATCACTTATGTGAGGTATCTTACCGGAAAATACTTATATTGACAAAAATCCTTTTGATAAACATTTCGGATACTGCTATTTTTCAACTGACTAATTTAGCGCCGCGGTGCTGTTTGTTGCGTAAAGCGAGTATAGCGTTCCTGGCACAATAAACTACGCTTAAATGGTACCGTCACAAGTACTGCTGTAAGCGAAACATATAATATTGCTTTATCGAAGCAATGCATCAGTGTAAGCAACAGTGTCCCCTCAGAAGCATGTGCTTCTATGATAAGCCACTGTAAATTATATTTAGGATATTTTTTGTGAAAACCCTTCTTTGCGAAATTGATCTGGGAGCCATCCGTCATAATTACCGTTTATTGCAGCGCCATGCTGGAGCTGCACGAGTAGTTGGTATCGTCAAGGCAGATGGTTATGGTCATGGAGATGTCCCTGTTGCCATGGCGTTACAAAGGGAGGGTTGTTCGCACTTTGCTGTCGCCCGTGTGCATGAGGGGATAAAGCTGCGACAAGCAGGAATAGAAGGTGAAATTCTCATTATGAGTGGTTCCTTCCCCAGTGAGTTTTCTGCCTTGCGGGAGTTTAACCTTTCAACAGTAGTCTATACTGAAGAAAATATTGAAGAAATGATCAGTGCTGGCATTACAGCGCCAGTGCATATCAAAATAGATACCGGAATGAATCGATTGGGTTTTCGTCCGCAAAAGTTGGAACAGGTTTATCAAACTCTGCAACGTGCGGGGTTCGATATTAAAGGGGTCATGACACACATGGCAAGTGCCGATGAACCGGGAGCTTCCAGTATACAGCAGCAGGAAGATCTCTTTTTTCAAACTACAGACTCGTTTCGCAATGGCTTACAGGAACACATTACCAATAGTGCAGGTATTTTCACTCTTGGTAAACTGGGTACCCTGGCAAGGCCTGGAATAATGCTTTACGGTGCCAATCCCCTTCCCGAGTCATCAATTGATCTCCGACCTGCCATGAGCTTTAAAACTCGTATATTGCAGGTGAAACCAGTCTATAAAGGCGAAGGAATTTCTTATGGACACACGTATATTGCAAAGAAAGATATGACTATTGCAGTCATTGCCGCAGGCTATGCCGATGGATACTCACGGCTTTTAAGTAATCGTGCCCGGGTGCTTGTGAATGGTGAACTTGCTCCCCAGGTTGGGCGGATTTGCATGGACATGAGTATGGTGGATATTACTCATATTTCAGCCAAGCGGGGCGATGAAGTCGTGCTGTTTGGTGAGCAACAGGGAAGGCGTATTTATGCGGCTGAACTTGCAGAAATCATGGGCACTATCGACTATGAAGTATTTTGTAGCATTTCACCACGTGTGAAAAGAATGTATACGGGCAGCTAGATGAGTCGCCTGCTTAACTCGCTGGGTATGGGGATGTACTGTGCAATGCAGACAGCGGGTTTGATTTTTTTCACATTCCTCCACTCAGCCACCTGGCTTTTTCGCCCCCCTTTTCGGGCCAGAGCTATACTGAAACAGCTGGAGTTTGTGGGAGTCAACTCACTCTTTGTTGTTGTTCTTACTGGGGCGTTTACTGGCATGGTAATGGCTCTGCAGCTGTATATTGGTTTTAGGCAGTTTCATGCAGAATACCTGGTGGGGGCAGTAGCAGCACTTGCTATTACACGGGAGCTGGGACCTGTACTAACTGCTTTAATGGTAACAGCTCGAGCTGGGAGTGCCATGGCAGCTGAACTGGGAACCATGAAGGTAACGGAGCAAATAGATGCTTTACGCACCATGGCAGTAGATCCCCATCAATATCTGGCTATGCCGCGTATTTTGGCGAGTTTTCTAATGTTGCCTATCCTCACTATGGTTGCCAATGCGATTGCTATTGGAGGAAGTTATCTGGTGGGTGTGCAGATGCTGGGGATCAATCCAGTCGTTTTTGTCGATCAGATTGTACTCTTTGTTGATATGTCTGATGTTTTGACGGGTTTGGTTAAGTCTGCAGCCTTTGGGCTGGTAATGGGTTCTGTATGTTGCGGCATTGGTATGAATGCCTCGAAGGGGGCAGCTGGAGTGGGCCGTGTAACTACTACATCGGTAGTTCTCTCATCAACTCTTATTCTGGCAGTTGACTATGTTCTCACAGCACTGATGTTTTAGTGTTTTCTTTTGCTGTAAATGAATATGTGATGTTTTTTGGCAAGCATGTATATCAACAGGAACCATAATGATACGAATACGCAACCTTAACAAAAGCTTTGGCAGCAATCATGTGTTGCGCGACCTGAACCTGGATATTGAGTCGGGAAAAATTACCGTTATTATCGGAGGCTCAGGTTCTGGGAAATCAGTTTTGCTTAAGCATTTGATAAAACTGATGGAGCCAGATAGCGGAACCATTGAGTTTAATGGTAAGATATTAGGAGAGCTTAAAGGTCGAGATGTCCTTGAGTTTCGCAAGCAATTCGGCATGCTTTTTCAGGAGTCGGCTCTGTTTGACTCTATGAGTGTAGCCGATAATATTGCTTTCCCAATGCGGGAGCATACCAAGTGGAATGAAACTAAAATTCAGGATAAAGTCAGGGAGAAGCTCGACATGGTCGGCTTGGGTGAAATAGAGGGTCGGTTGCCATCGGAACTCTCCGGTGGAATGCGCAAACGCGTGGGTCTGGCGAGGGCTATTGCCATAGATCCAGGCTATATTCTTTATGACGAGCCAACCACAGGGCTGGACCCCATAATGACCCGCTCTATAAACCGCCTTATCAGTGATATAAATCAAAGCCTGGGAACGACTTCTGTAGTTATTTCCCATGACATAAAAGGTGCTCTGAAAATCGCAGATACTATTGTTATGTTGCACTATGGCGAGATTTTGGCCCAGGGTAGCCCAAAAGAGATACTTGGAAGCACAAATTATGTTATTCAGTCGTTTATTGCCTATGATGTCAAGGGTGAGTTATGAATATTACCAGTGAGGCCAAGGTTGGCCTTTTGGTCATAGTTGCATTTGCCTTGTTGACGTACTTTAGCGTGCAACTTGGTGAGCTTCGACTGGGTCGCGACAGCTATTATAGCGCAGAGTTTCCCTTTGAAAATGTATCCGGACTCAACCGGGGCGCCCGAGTAAAAATGGCAGGGGTTACTATTGGTGAAGTCGAAACAATAGAGCTTGATAATGGCACGGTAATTGTTACTGCTCTTATCGACAAAAACTATCCTGTTGCTCGCCATGCACCCGCGTCTATACTCACAGAAGGGGTTTTGGGAGAAAAATATCTCAGTATCGATTTCGTGTCCGGAGATGAACACCTGGGTGATGGCCAGCGCAGTGAGCACTTTAATTACAGCAGTGGTGCAGATGATATAATGGCTGCGCTAGGAAAAGTGGCAGGTGATGTGTCAGAGATAACTGACAATCTTAAAACTTCCCTGGGAAGCCCTCAGACCAATGAAAACATAAATGAAATGATTTTTTACCTGCGTGAGCTTAGCTATCAACTTCATCAAGTAATTGTGGATAATCAGGACAACGTCAACCGGTCAATGGGCAACATAGCTCAGATCACAGAGACACTGCGGGACATGACCCAGCGCAATGAGCGTAACATTGATGCCCTGATCGAAAATCTGGAAGTTCTTACCAGATCGCTGCGAAGTAAGACTCCCGGCGTGATGGAAAGTGCTGATGGGGCCTTTCGTCAGGCAGATAGTGCATTTGGTGAATTGCACGGTATCTTGGCTGAAAATCGAATGGACATTCAGGAGTCAGCTCGAAACATAAACTTTCTGACAGGCGAGCTGGGTACTACTTCTCGCAACCTTAGCGAGATTACCAACAAAATCCGCCAAGGAGAAGGAACGCTGGGTAAACTGGCAACAACCAACGAGCTGCATGACAGCCTGCTGGCTGCTAGCCGTGGTATAGAAGAATTAACGGGCAACATAAGCGGGATCCGAACGGATATTACTGTTCGGCCAGAGTTTTTGACGGAGCACTCAGAGACGCGGGGTATTTTTAATGTGCGTCTTACACCTCAGGGGACGAATAGATTTTACGATGTGGGCCTGGTGGCAACACCTTTTGGACGCGACTCCCGCACAGTCAAGCGTACCCGGGTGTACGACCATGACACTGATTCTTTCACGGTTGACACAACTACCACTGAAGATAA is a window encoding:
- a CDS encoding mechanosensitive ion channel family protein; protein product: MSYPFITYLVITFVTGALILWWVRRRIRQIELQRATRMEDFHRFDAVRTTSPHKNPVQRARSSALASISNRFTIIRRVLVASIFIIWIMALILPFMGFIPAAVLSTFAASFAVVVGFAAKTFVQNFIAGVVISFSHQLRIGDTVIMDGHYGTVEDISVTHTVIKIWDWRRYIIPNSRMLEKEFINYSIVDSYYWAHVEFMVSYEADIDVIQEISLRIAEENKYFCDVEPPSFWTMALEKEGVKCWLAAWVSHPADAWNMRSEMRTQLKKELEERGIYTHFHRHMWASAPSGQKETSESGNASHQPSPIIFPGG
- a CDS encoding LytR/AlgR family response regulator transcription factor → MRVLIIEDEAPAVNELRYILKQLDDITVVGDAQSGLKGLEMIRKHRPDVVFLDIEIPDLGGFDVAAEVVEYAQSPLIIFCTAYDEYAIKAFEVNAVDYILKPYDDERISQALWRAQKRLDEKRIYNDQVRSAMHQIVDNRLRKIVVESKGRLKVIDQEDIYWIGASVGKTEFHTFDDIYYSNHTLQNLEKILDDKLFLRIHRSHIINLNKVRELIPWFSGSFQVGVDDKEKTNLAVGRDKVKVLKSILNY
- a CDS encoding DctP family TRAP transporter solute-binding subunit — its product is MPLLALFLILIGLWVIIAPQPAAHDGKYPLVVSHVLHAESPKGEAFTFFSEALHKKTDGNIDIQIYPSSSRYIDVEAIEALQYGAIHFIAPTTSKLSLFVPELEVLDYPFLLDDRESYYQLLNGAYGDYIREKLLSYDLRLLAFWDNGFRHISNAIRPVVDPDDLQGLSIRVMSGDKTGYLYELFGATPQEISFAQMPQMLRLGVVNGAENTIINFYGENLMQTQPYLTLSHHSLMIYTFLMRESHYQSLAPEVQEAVIEAAEEATAHMNTLVHSQEARSTVRLEKDSRVKVNHLPEEASDQWRTLARKSFKSDLSRNYPEVYHFIQQMGFTP
- a CDS encoding NUDIX hydrolase, which translates into the protein MKPQTYDAHLSVASVVLPLVVDAGEIQILLMRRAEDDYHHSRQISFPGGRLDPGEDPRQCACREFQEELGVPIKDSDLLGLVDIGFAHVSNSIINCYVGCLQGPIPFQPDPQEVEYLIPVPLNFFFGPANVGLDYFEHGNFRYVSPVFMYNEERIWGATARMLATFLTQMNNALEEHHV
- the hflK gene encoding FtsH protease activity modulator HflK, which encodes MSKLHITKVFSQYNNPWEKKRKSPFGGGGGGGKPGGGQGGNFKVNIPKDFKMPQNFDKRIPVILLVVIVLGWLSTGILILKPEEEAAILRFGKYDRTLGPGPHITLPYPIERRFVAPVTTVQRLEIGFRSSASQRDDRIISVSQESLMLTGDENILDVKVIVQFRIRDINDYMFEVRDSMVTLQNAASSSVREVMGGETIDNALTVGKYEIQTDIRKQLQTALDDYRAGLEILSVELYDVQPPQEVASAFREVVSAREDRERFINQAQGYRNEVLPQARGEAAQIIEAASAYREERIQRAYGDVARFVAMEQEYRSAPGVTRDRLMMDALQETLPQTRLFLIDSEAGSGVLPYLPLDGLRDARTTTGQRN
- the hflC gene encoding protease modulator HflC, which translates into the protein MKYLKFILPFFILAGILAYFSLFIVSFTQSAVVTQLGKPVRTIHEPGLYVRIPFIQEVFYFDRRLLTFDGSTFDMLTRDKKTIVVDNYVQWRITDPLKFMTSVRNEEGARRRIGDLIYAEARREIGSFDFIDVINFHRMEIMRNITQSADEKARPLGIEIVDMRVKRADLPTENERAVFERMSTERAKIATQYRSEGEEAAARIRADSDRQKTIILAEAYREQEELRGEGDAIAAKLYAEALERNPEFYRFMRELDLYRDALKENSTIILNENSDFFRTLMDKR
- a CDS encoding gamma carbonic anhydrase family protein: MNTAFVRPYCGTAPRIEATSLVTPTAAVIGDVELAEDSSVWFCAVLRGDVNYIRVGRRSNIQDGSVVHVNGNPSFPTIIGDDVTVGHNVTLHGCIIGSRVLIGMGAVLLNGVTVGDDCIIGAGAVLRQGMEIPPGSLVVGNPAIVKRELAQQERDFLLTSASTYVNLARDYL
- a CDS encoding Ppx/GppA phosphatase family protein, producing the protein MSAPLLLGAIDIGSNTIRLLIGEYSLSKGLITRHSERQVTRLGKRMSNGLLLADAIDYSVKVLQEYREILDDYGIEDQQIMAVATSAVRNARNRDEFIASVKQHTGINVQVVNGEQEARLSALGVCAAIKVAGSKLVVDIGGGSVEFILLGKDGEVQFSDSVEMGVVRLTEKFITRAPMQIDEYLSMQEFVLKKVQAIQKQVSQFELSNLKIVGTAGTYTTAAHVLSGGGEYHPQRINGFSCSVRETKQLLDKISSLTLAQRLEVFPVEKGREDVIIAGLCLAININQVFHLDHYVVSDYGLREGILIDMAQKPA